The Amblyomma americanum isolate KBUSLIRL-KWMA chromosome 3, ASM5285725v1, whole genome shotgun sequence genome window below encodes:
- the LOC144123895 gene encoding uncharacterized protein LOC144123895, with translation MSRLGRSDEYDPKVQNIDSYLERFEHFVSANEVSEAKKLSVFLTVLGAEAYEVLKNLVVPALPGEKTFAEIKILLKNHYSPQTSVIAERCRFNRRVQLEQESVEDFVLELKHLARKCNFGNFLQDALRDRLVAGIRNEETQRALFTTEGLTFQGACKIALDRELATQQAALLQQRGRSEALNAVGTHERCDRKTKDSTRGKSQKQKCSRCGKAHTSDSCWYKRYKCRRCLKVGHLQNMCQASREELKAHLVSESSEEESTLYSCDATPSKKSDVVSVNVEGHDLPMQVDTGAAVTVVPESVYAAKLSHVKCEPTKLGLETYTGEKMHVIGQCNVTARYEGQCAVLPIVVVREGERNLPILLGRSWLEKLRLNWKSLFALSIDDRVLKLHSKFPTVFSSTWERLGTMRQNWFCSQSALLCFVSPGQYPLRCEKR, from the coding sequence ATGTCGCGTCTTGGCAGAAGCGATGAGTACGACCCCAAGGTCCAGAATATTGATTCTTACTTGGAACGGTTTGAACATTTCGTCAGCGCCAATGAGGTCTCGGAAGCAAAGAAACTGTCAGTTTTTCTAACAGTACTTGGCGCAGAGGCGTATGAAGTCCTCAAGAACCTGGTAGTTCCAGCGCTTCCCGGTGAAAAGACTTTCGCTGAAATCAAGATTCTGCTGAAGAATCACTACAGCCCGCAAACTTCAGTCATTGCTGAAAGGTGCAGGTTTAACCGCCGAGTTCAATTGGAGCAAGAGAGCGTAGAAGATTTCGTTCTGGAGTTAAAACACCTTGCTCGGAAGTGCAATTTCGGAAACTTTCTGCAGGATGCCTTGCGAGACAGACTGGTAGCAGGCATTCGCAATGAGGAAACTCAAAGAGCTCTGTTCACCACGGAAGGCTTAACATTTCAAGGCGCATGCAAAATTGCGCTGGATAGGGAGTTGGCCACACAGCAGGCCGCGCTATTGCAACAAAGAGGTCGCAGTGAGGCACTCAACGCGGTGGGAACGCACGAGAGGTGCGACCGAAAGACAAAAGACTCAACGCGAGGAAAAAGTCAAAAACAGAAGTGTAGCCGCTGTGGCAAGGCGCATACTTCAGACAGCTGTTGGTACAAGAGGTACAAGTGCAGACGGTGCTTGAAAGTGGGTCATCTTCAAAATATGTGCCAGGCAAGCCGTGAAGAACTAAAAGCGCATCTAGTATCCGAGTCATCGGAAGAGGAGTCCACGTTATACAGTTGCGACGCTACGCCTTCTAAGAAGAGCGATGTTGTGTCTGTGAATGTTGAAGGCCACGACCTGCCAATGCAGGTTGACACCGGTGCTGCTGTGACTGTTGTGCCGGAAAGCGTGTACGCCGCTAAGTTGTCGCATGTCAAGTGTGAGCCAACGAAATTGGGGCTCGAAACTTATACAGGTGAAAAAATGCATGTGATCGGTCAATGCAATGTCACTGCTCGCTATGAAGGTCAGTGCGCCGTGTTACCTATTGTTGTTGTGCGTGAGGGTGAGCGCAATCTGCCTATACTTTTAGGCAGGAGCTGGCTTGAGAAGTTGCGGCTTAACTGGAAATCTCTTTTCGCCTTGAGCATTGACGACAGGGTGTTGAAGTTGCATTCCAAGTTCCCtactgtattttcttccacttgGGAGCGATTAGGAACTATGAGGCAAAATTGGTTCTGCAGCCAAAGTGCACTCCTGTGTTTTGTAAGTCCCGGCCAGTACCCTTTGCGTTGCGAGAAGCGGTAG